In a genomic window of Pseudomonas oryzihabitans:
- the ampC gene encoding class C beta-lactamase — translation MSGIPRRHLAFGLCLGLGLPLLAQAAPSLDDEVRAAVKTVMAEQDIPGLAVGITAPGLRRLYYFGTADRRSGQPVDAATLFEIGSLSKTYTATLGAYAAVTGHLRLDESAAKVRPALAGSPIGRASLLQLATYTAGGLLLQFPDSVTTEDQATAFYRAFQPPFPAGSRRLYSNPSIGLFGALAAQRLDEPFATALQRHLLTPLGLSHTYLQVPTAEQAHYAWGHGKNGEPLRVNPGVYAEEAYGIKTTASDLLGFVEANLNPTRLPKSLAQAITTTQQGYYRSGPMTQGLGWEAYAYPLAKTQLLAGNTPAMALEPQPVEWQHPPLPASGARLLNKTGSTNGFGAYALFIPERQIGVVILANRNYPIPARIEAAWRILQQLDSRVQ, via the coding sequence ATGTCAGGTATCCCCCGCCGTCACCTCGCGTTCGGCCTCTGTCTCGGGCTGGGACTGCCCCTCCTTGCCCAGGCCGCTCCCAGCCTCGACGATGAGGTGCGGGCAGCCGTCAAAACGGTCATGGCCGAGCAGGACATCCCGGGCCTGGCGGTAGGCATCACCGCCCCAGGCCTGCGCCGGCTCTACTACTTCGGTACCGCCGACCGCCGCAGCGGCCAGCCGGTGGACGCCGCCACCCTGTTCGAGATCGGTTCCCTGAGCAAGACCTACACCGCGACCCTGGGCGCCTATGCCGCCGTCACCGGCCACCTGCGCCTGGACGAGTCGGCGGCCAAGGTGCGTCCTGCCCTGGCCGGCAGTCCTATCGGCCGCGCCAGTCTGCTGCAGCTGGCCACCTATACCGCCGGCGGGCTACTCCTGCAGTTTCCCGACAGCGTCACCACGGAAGATCAGGCGACGGCCTTCTACCGCGCCTTCCAGCCGCCCTTCCCCGCCGGCAGCCGGCGCCTCTATTCCAATCCCAGCATCGGCCTGTTCGGCGCCCTGGCCGCCCAGCGTCTGGACGAGCCCTTCGCCACGGCGCTGCAGCGCCACCTCCTGACGCCCCTGGGCCTCAGCCACACCTATCTGCAGGTGCCGACGGCCGAACAGGCGCACTACGCCTGGGGCCACGGCAAGAACGGCGAGCCACTGCGGGTCAATCCTGGGGTCTATGCCGAAGAGGCCTACGGCATCAAGACCACCGCGAGCGATCTGCTCGGCTTCGTCGAAGCCAACCTCAATCCCACGCGCCTGCCGAAATCCCTGGCCCAGGCGATCACCACCACCCAGCAGGGCTACTACCGCAGCGGTCCCATGACCCAGGGATTGGGCTGGGAGGCCTATGCCTATCCGCTGGCCAAGACCCAGCTGCTGGCCGGCAACACCCCGGCGATGGCTCTGGAACCGCAACCGGTGGAGTGGCAGCACCCGCCGCTGCCTGCCAGCGGCGCACGGCTGCTGAACAAGACCGGCTCCACCAACGGCTTCGGCGCCTATGCGCTGTTCATCCCGGAACGCCAGATCGGCGTAGTGATCCTGGCCAACCGCAACTACCCCATCCCGGCACGGATCGAGGCGGCGTGGCGGATTTTGCAGCAGCTCGATAGCCGGGTGCAGTAA
- a CDS encoding D-hexose-6-phosphate mutarotase, protein MSAAPLVEQIQLGKLPVWRIRVGQAEALVACQGAHVLRYGFDGEPDIVWGNPEAVFEPGTPIRGGIPICWPWFGDLLKNPAEVQAMCTTTADAPAHGLARQVAWQAGGVEVDTDRVRLDFHHRTSAETTPGWPHATELTLSLSVGERLELTLSVSNLEDHPLVLSQALHTYFAVSDVREVGIEGLANADYYDCLDGWTRKRQNGEPTITAETDRVYVGLPARLAIRDAQWQRRLFVETRNSHSAVLWNPWIDKAARLSQFANDAWPGMLCIETARVMDDVLTVAPGATAEMAVSLWREAL, encoded by the coding sequence ATGTCCGCTGCCCCCCTCGTCGAACAGATCCAACTGGGCAAACTGCCCGTCTGGCGCATCCGCGTCGGCCAGGCCGAAGCCCTGGTGGCCTGCCAGGGCGCCCACGTCCTGCGCTATGGCTTCGACGGCGAGCCGGACATCGTCTGGGGCAATCCGGAAGCCGTGTTCGAGCCCGGTACCCCGATCCGCGGCGGTATCCCGATCTGCTGGCCCTGGTTCGGCGACCTGCTGAAGAATCCGGCCGAGGTCCAGGCCATGTGCACCACCACGGCGGACGCCCCGGCCCATGGCCTGGCGCGTCAGGTGGCCTGGCAGGCCGGGGGCGTCGAGGTGGACACGGACCGCGTGCGCCTGGACTTCCACCACCGCACCTCCGCCGAGACCACCCCCGGTTGGCCCCATGCCACCGAATTGACCCTGAGCCTGAGCGTCGGCGAGCGCCTGGAGCTGACCCTGAGCGTGAGCAACCTGGAAGATCACCCGTTGGTGCTGAGCCAGGCGCTGCACACCTATTTCGCCGTGAGCGACGTGCGCGAGGTGGGCATCGAAGGCCTGGCCAACGCCGACTACTACGACTGCCTGGACGGCTGGACCCGCAAGCGGCAGAACGGCGAGCCGACCATCACCGCCGAGACCGACCGAGTCTATGTCGGCCTGCCAGCACGCCTGGCGATCCGTGATGCCCAGTGGCAGCGTCGGCTGTTCGTCGAGACCCGCAATAGCCATTCGGCGGTGCTGTGGAATCCCTGGATCGACAAGGCGGCGCGCCTCAGCCAGTTCGCCAACGACGCCTGGCCCGGCATGCTGTGCATCGAGACCGCGCGGGTGATGGACGATGTCTTGACCGTGGCGCCGGGGGCCACGGCGGAGATGGCGGTGAGCCTGTGGCGCGAGGCGCTGTAG
- a CDS encoding asparaginase → MSAPYLHILYTGGTIGMQQTAAGLAPAAGFEARIHALLASRPELGTPAWQLQELLPLIDSANMNPAAWERMAQAILAAAADPACRGVLVLHGTDTLAYSAAALAFRLLGLRIPVLLTGSMLPAGVPDSDADGNLADSFAAFASGLAPGVQVQFHGERLPAARCTKQASSGWKAFVESARPRSGEPLVASPAALGFDQPRQPVRVAVLPLFPGVDGTTLRGLAGSGLHGLVLECYGSGTGPADDADFLAALAELRDAGTLVVAVSQGARGTVELGTYAAGSGLADAGVISGRGMTREAALGKLHALLGAGLDRAAAAEWVGRNLCEEL, encoded by the coding sequence ATGAGCGCTCCCTACCTGCACATCCTCTACACCGGCGGCACCATCGGCATGCAACAGACCGCCGCCGGCCTGGCCCCCGCCGCCGGTTTCGAGGCCCGCATCCATGCCCTGCTGGCGAGTCGCCCGGAACTGGGCACGCCGGCCTGGCAGCTGCAGGAGCTGCTGCCGTTGATCGACAGCGCCAACATGAATCCCGCCGCCTGGGAGCGCATGGCCCAGGCCATCCTCGCTGCCGCCGCCGATCCGGCCTGCCGCGGCGTGCTGGTGCTGCACGGCACCGACACCCTGGCCTACAGCGCCGCCGCCCTGGCCTTCCGCCTGCTGGGACTGCGCATTCCGGTGCTGCTCACTGGCTCCATGCTGCCGGCCGGCGTGCCGGACAGCGACGCCGACGGCAACCTGGCCGATAGCTTCGCCGCCTTCGCCAGCGGTCTAGCGCCGGGCGTGCAGGTGCAGTTCCATGGCGAGCGCCTGCCCGCCGCGCGCTGCACCAAGCAGGCCAGCAGCGGCTGGAAAGCCTTCGTGGAAAGCGCACGGCCGCGCAGTGGCGAGCCCCTGGTCGCGTCGCCTGCAGCGCTGGGATTCGACCAGCCGCGCCAACCGGTGCGCGTCGCGGTACTGCCACTGTTTCCGGGGGTAGACGGCACGACCCTGCGCGGCCTGGCCGGTAGCGGACTGCACGGCTTGGTGCTGGAGTGCTACGGCAGCGGCACGGGGCCGGCGGATGACGCCGACTTCCTTGCCGCCCTGGCCGAGCTGCGCGACGCGGGTACCCTGGTGGTCGCGGTCAGCCAAGGTGCCCGGGGTACGGTGGAACTGGGTACCTATGCCGCCGGCAGCGGCCTGGCCGATGCGGGGGTCATCTCCGGTCGTGGCATGACTCGTGAGGCTGCCCTGGGCAAGCTGCACGCCCTGCTCGGCGCCGGTCTGGACCGGGCTGCGGCAGCCGAGTGGGTCGGGCGTAATCTGTGCGAGGAGCTGTGA